In Juglans regia cultivar Chandler chromosome 13, Walnut 2.0, whole genome shotgun sequence, the following proteins share a genomic window:
- the LOC109007017 gene encoding histone H4 — protein MSGRGKGGKGLGKGGAKRHRKVLRDNIQGITKPAIRRLARRGGVKRISGLIYEETRGVLKIFLENVIRDAVTYTEHARRKTVTAMDVVYALKRQGRTLYGFGG, from the coding sequence ATGTCAGGAAGAGGGAAGGGAGGCAAGGGATTGGGAAAGGGAGGTGCGAAACGGCACCGTAAGGTACTGAGGGACAACATCCAGGGCATCACCAAGCCCGCTATACGACGACTCGCGAGGCGTGGTGGAGTCAAGCGCATCAGCGGCCTCATCTACGAGGAGACTCGTGGCGTTCTCAAGATCTTCCTCGAGAACGTGATCCGCGACGCCGTTACCTACACAGAGCATGCTCGCCGCAAGACTGTAACCGCCATGGACGTCGTCTATGCCTTGAAGCGGCAGGGCAGAACCCTCTACGGCTTTGGGGGCTAA